The proteins below are encoded in one region of Chloroflexota bacterium:
- a CDS encoding flippase-like domain-containing protein encodes MLKQKRLWLGLIVSLALLAYVFYQTDPAKIVAALAQAQYIYLIPALAFYFVGVGVRAVRWHYLLRSIKPIPSSALFRTVVIGYMANNVLPLRMGELVRAYVLGAQEQVSKTATLVTILVERVFDGLTMLTFIVAASFFLDLGGELNARVQIVSAVFIAVILALAIAAGMPQRVERLAEFGLSRLPSAPLRARALKLMRAMLEGLGVLRSPRDSLAVYALSLVVWLFECGMYVVVAFGFNIVLPFAVFLVATALANLVTIAPSTPGYVGVFDAPIVGVLKTFGIDQNLATSYTLVLHAALYLPVTLLGLYYLWRAGLSLKQMTNGE; translated from the coding sequence ATGTTGAAACAAAAACGTCTCTGGCTTGGTCTCATCGTTAGTCTCGCATTATTGGCGTATGTTTTTTACCAAACCGATCCCGCGAAAATCGTCGCGGCGCTCGCCCAGGCGCAGTACATCTATTTGATTCCCGCGCTCGCGTTCTACTTTGTCGGCGTCGGCGTGCGCGCAGTGCGCTGGCACTATCTCCTGCGTTCGATCAAACCGATTCCGAGCAGCGCGCTCTTTCGCACCGTCGTCATCGGCTACATGGCGAACAACGTTTTGCCGTTGCGGATGGGCGAACTGGTGCGCGCGTACGTGCTCGGCGCGCAAGAGCAGGTCAGCAAAACCGCGACGCTCGTGACGATCCTCGTCGAGCGCGTGTTCGACGGCTTGACGATGCTCACATTCATCGTCGCCGCCTCCTTTTTTCTGGACTTGGGCGGGGAACTGAACGCGCGCGTCCAAATCGTTAGCGCCGTGTTCATCGCGGTGATTCTCGCGCTGGCAATTGCTGCCGGGATGCCGCAACGCGTCGAGCGCCTCGCCGAGTTTGGGTTGAGCCGTCTGCCCTCTGCGCCGCTGCGCGCACGCGCGTTGAAACTGATGCGCGCGATGCTCGAAGGGCTGGGTGTGTTACGCAGTCCGCGCGATTCGCTCGCGGTGTACGCGCTCTCGCTCGTCGTGTGGTTGTTCGAGTGCGGCATGTACGTGGTGGTCGCATTCGGTTTTAACATCGTCCTGCCGTTCGCCGTGTTTCTCGTCGCGACCGCGCTGGCGAATTTGGTGACGATTGCGCCGAGCACACCAGGGTACGTCGGCGTCTTCGATGCGCCGATTGTCGGCGTGCTCAAAACGTTTGGCATTGACCAGAACCTGGCGACGAGTTACACGCTGGTGTTACATGCGGCATTGTATTTGCCGGTCACACTGTTGGGACTGTACTATTTGTGGCGTGCGGGTTTGTCGTTGAAACAAATGACGAATGGCGAATAG